From the Elusimicrobiota bacterium genome, one window contains:
- a CDS encoding type II secretion system F family protein encodes MMIRVFAVLFALCPVLRAQDQQQPDAKAESKQTESICLTQGPCCKKNNLSERIDCLAAERLKKTVDATARSWTRANVAMSDIYYAEIIEKNTDPNAKNLWQNVFGLVYKTLDILKKGTFPSQGIGGDGVDIGTLLPYYTETQGQLRNALDQLYVTPGIANSLGGRGRALFPQLELLYQQLEKIRISSSRRDSTSYDAAFESFCSLSRIVWMTLSDIPPAKYSDMVNAYPSNKKDLEEAFKKSGFYIVLIPLIVFVVVFIFTRLKGIGAQEILDSFIERLSERAKTLAYEYNKQFLGVGAGWLLYGPMIISVIFGLLTMNLVVFFLAAFIFVYLLPTEGLKFIKERRRLKIDSQLLDSLILLSDAMKSGLDLVQGLELAVHEMVPPISEEFDLMLKNYKLGMPFEEALKAFDRRVDSDLVSYVVRAIIIQRQTGGNLTKIFDRIVDTIREEGKLKDKINALTAGPRMQSIVISIIPWGMLMILYFFQPEAVGNFFTSLMGIFIILACVFWQTIGLIVIRKMAKIEV; translated from the coding sequence ATGATGATCAGAGTTTTTGCAGTCTTATTTGCCCTGTGCCCAGTTTTACGGGCTCAAGACCAGCAGCAGCCTGATGCGAAAGCCGAATCCAAGCAAACAGAATCCATCTGTTTGACCCAAGGCCCCTGCTGCAAAAAAAATAATCTCTCGGAACGCATTGATTGCCTGGCCGCGGAGCGTTTGAAAAAAACCGTGGACGCGACGGCAAGATCCTGGACCAGGGCCAATGTCGCCATGTCCGATATCTATTACGCCGAGATCATCGAAAAAAATACTGATCCTAACGCCAAGAACCTATGGCAAAACGTTTTCGGCCTGGTCTATAAAACGCTGGATATTCTTAAAAAAGGCACCTTTCCTTCCCAGGGGATCGGCGGCGACGGCGTTGACATCGGCACGCTTTTGCCCTATTACACGGAAACCCAAGGCCAGCTAAGAAACGCGCTCGATCAGCTTTATGTGACCCCGGGCATCGCCAACTCACTCGGCGGCCGCGGCCGCGCTCTTTTTCCTCAGTTGGAGCTTCTTTATCAGCAGCTTGAAAAGATCCGCATTTCTTCATCCCGGCGCGATTCAACATCCTATGACGCCGCGTTCGAGAGTTTTTGCTCCTTGAGCAGAATCGTTTGGATGACGCTCTCCGACATCCCTCCGGCCAAGTATTCGGACATGGTCAACGCCTATCCCTCCAATAAAAAAGATTTGGAAGAAGCGTTTAAAAAGAGCGGTTTCTATATCGTTTTGATACCGCTCATCGTTTTTGTGGTGGTGTTCATCTTTACGCGCTTAAAGGGCATCGGCGCGCAGGAAATCCTGGATTCTTTCATCGAACGCTTGAGCGAACGGGCCAAAACCCTGGCTTACGAATACAACAAACAATTTTTGGGCGTGGGCGCCGGGTGGCTTTTGTACGGGCCAATGATCATTTCCGTTATTTTCGGGCTGCTGACCATGAATCTTGTTGTTTTCTTTCTGGCGGCGTTCATTTTCGTTTACCTCTTGCCGACCGAGGGTCTGAAATTCATCAAGGAGCGCCGCCGCTTAAAAATCGATTCTCAGCTTTTGGATTCTTTGATCCTGCTTTCCGACGCCATGAAATCCGGCTTGGATCTGGTCCAAGGATTGGAATTGGCCGTGCATGAAATGGTGCCGCCCATCTCCGAGGAATTCGATCTGATGCTTAAAAATTACAAGCTGGGCATGCCGTTCGAAGAGGCGCTCAAGGCTTTCGACCGGCGCGTCGACAGCGACTTGGTGAGCTATGTCGTGCGCGCCATCATCATCCAGCGCCAAACCGGCGGCAACCTGACCAAAATTTTCGACCGAATCGTCGACACCATCCGCGAAGAGGGAAAGCTCAAGGACAAAATCAACGCGCTGACCGCCGGACCCAGGATGCAATCCATCGTCATCAGCATCATCCCTTGGGGCATGCTCATGATTCTTTATTTTTTCCAGCCGGAGGCGGTGGGCAATTTCTTTACGTCTTTAATGGGGATTTTCATTATTTTGGCGTGCGTTTTTTGGCAGACCATCGGGTTGATCGTGATTAGGAAAATGGCCAAGATCGAGGTTTAA